In one Solanum lycopersicum chromosome 11, SLM_r2.1 genomic region, the following are encoded:
- the LOC101259019 gene encoding uncharacterized protein, translated as MVKKKKAADTMLIVGGGPTGVELATEIAVDFPLKKVTSLHKRSKLREFIGPKVPNKTLEWLKKKNVEVKLMQSFDLSNNMKTQVETECISVRLGKLSERVAILFARRRHTKFKVVKGDVLKDRIDNFGRLKVDENLRINGL; from the exons ATGgtgaaaaaaa AGAAAGCAGCTGATACTATGTTGATTGTTGGTGGTGGTCCTACTGGTGTTGAACTTGCTACAGAAATAGCAGTCGATTTTCCTCTGAAGAAAGTAACTTCATTGCATAAAAGGTCCAAATTACGAGAGTTCATTGGACCAAAAGTGCCTAACAAGACTTTAGAATggttaaagaaaaagaatgtgGAAGTGAAACTGATGCAATCTTTCGatttgagtaataacatgaaaaCTCAGGTGGAAACTGAATGTATTTCAGTTCGTCTAGGGAAACTATCAGAGCGGGTTGCCATTTTATTTGCACGGAGAAGACACACCAAGTTCAAAGTGGTTAAGGGAGACGTTTTAAAGGACCGAATCGATAATTTTGGAAGACTGAAGGTTGATGAAAATCTTAGAATCAATGGTCTGTAA